The genomic window GATTCTCTTCTTGCTCGTCTTCCCTGTATGTTACTCCTAAATCTGGCCGGTTCGGATCATTTGAGTATCTATGAATAGCATCAGATGTATAAACTTCATATACTCGTTTCACTTTGTGTTCCTCGTACGGGATATCATAGTATCTGACACCCATCAAAGAATTATTTTTGATTGTATCATCGTAAATGATAAATGTTTGCTCAGGATCAAGTTTTGTCAGTCTGACAGAAATCGCCTTATTTTCTTCATCCGTATAGATGAGTTCATAGGCTCGACCATAGATAGACAAGTCCGTCTTGATTAAGTTATTATGATAGGCTTCATTATTCTCTTGCTGGAATTCTCGAATTTTCATCATTACGTTTTCATTTTTATTTTTATACTCAATAGGCTTTCCAAGCATATATCCTTGCTCAAATGTCGTGATGTACCGGGCGAAGTCACTTGAGATACGATTATCCGCAGCCTCTTCATCCGTCTTGCTTGGTCTGTAATTAATATTATTATCACTAAGATAATACCTTTTTAGTTCTCGCAACCTAGGCAACTGATCCTTCTTATGTCGATTGATGAAGTGCTCTAATCGCTTAATAAATACTTCGCTTTGAAAATCAATTGTTTCGAAATCCTCTGCAGACATCCGAAAAATGTCATTTGAATGAGGATTAAATCGCGATCCTTTTAAAAATTTAGAATCCATGTGAGCTCCTTTCTAAAAATAAGCCTTAACAGCTTGAATTTTATTAGTGATTGTACTTTCCTTAAGTTTAAATATTGCTGTACTTAAGGCATATCGAACAGCATCTAGCGTATGGTTGTATGTGTCTACAGGCTCATTAATGTACTCGCCTGTTTTCTTGTCTTTTTTCCACGTATAGTTTTCAAGCTCTTCGATAGTCTTGAAGCACTGATCATCAACAACAATTTTGTATTGATTGATGAACTGTATTCCTTGCATAATCGATCCCTTACCCTTTTGGACCTTCTGGATTCGATCAATTCCTTTAAGCCTTATCTCTGTAATACTCTTGCTCTCTGCTGAGTCTGCATAAATAAATTCTTTACCATATCCTCGGCTTTTAATCATTTCTGCAATGTCATCATTAAGCATATGCTTCTTGACATATTCTTCCAGGATATACAGGGTTTTATTTTTTTCATCAATCTTCACATGCATAAATGCAGATGGATCATTTTCAAATCCGAAATCGAGACCGAAAAACGACGGTAGATGCCGGATAGATCGTCGATTGATGACTTTTTTCTCATACGTAGGAAAAATGAGCTTGTCTAATGTCGCAAACTCTCCAAGTGCATAAATTCGGTAATATGCTGGATTACGCTTTTCCAGATCCTCAATGACTTGTCTTGTATCATCATCCAAAAAGCGGTTGTTCTTATACGTTGTGTGAAAGATAACAGTACGCAATGGATCAATAGTTTGTTCAAAGAAATATTTAAAAACCCAGTTCAATTTGCTGACTGGGTTGAACATTAGATATATTTGTCGCTGCTTATGCTTTCGCTCTCTCAGCCGTAGTGTTAGCTGTGTGTAATCCTCAAGGTTGAATTCTGTTGCCTCTTCCATGACCACATCAGACAGCCCTTTGATCGATTTTATTTTCTCCGGATCGTCCATGCCTTTAAACAGGAATTCAGCCCCGTTAGGCAATGTTATACGATAATCAGTGTTATTGACCTTGCAGCGGCCTAGAATGCCAAAATCCGACAAACAGGCTTGTACATCCGCAAAGATGGAGTCTTTAATCGATCGGCCAACTTTTCGAGTGAAAAGGACCTTTCTTGGATGCTTCCATTCCTTGCAAGCTTTAAGGACGACCTTCTGAACTACACCGTGACTTTTTCCGGATGATGCACCGCCATAATGAATCTCTGTAAATTTAGAATAATCATCGCGGATATCAAACATGTGCTTGTTAAAGACTTTGGAGGGAAAAGGAAACTCAAGAATTATTTTAGGTTTCTTCTTCGTCTGCATCCCATTCACCGACCTTCACGACAATATCACCTGTATTGAGATCAACTTTATCGGTGAACAATGCATGACGTTTGCCTAACAGCTCAGC from Enterococcus sp. 9E7_DIV0242 includes these protein-coding regions:
- a CDS encoding PBSX family phage terminase large subunit, with the protein product MQTKKKPKIILEFPFPSKVFNKHMFDIRDDYSKFTEIHYGGASSGKSHGVVQKVVLKACKEWKHPRKVLFTRKVGRSIKDSIFADVQACLSDFGILGRCKVNNTDYRITLPNGAEFLFKGMDDPEKIKSIKGLSDVVMEEATEFNLEDYTQLTLRLRERKHKQRQIYLMFNPVSKLNWVFKYFFEQTIDPLRTVIFHTTYKNNRFLDDDTRQVIEDLEKRNPAYYRIYALGEFATLDKLIFPTYEKKVINRRSIRHLPSFFGLDFGFENDPSAFMHVKIDEKNKTLYILEEYVKKHMLNDDIAEMIKSRGYGKEFIYADSAESKSITEIRLKGIDRIQKVQKGKGSIMQGIQFINQYKIVVDDQCFKTIEELENYTWKKDKKTGEYINEPVDTYNHTLDAVRYALSTAIFKLKESTITNKIQAVKAYF